A genome region from Candidatus Manganitrophus noduliformans includes the following:
- a CDS encoding STAS domain-containing protein: protein MLKITTETDPGRTRITLEGKLAGPWVNELARCWQAAAAQSPNSVQVNLASVTFIDEEGKALLMEMYRSGVELVANGCMNRCVIEKIIASVEERKR from the coding sequence ATGTTGAAGATCACGACAGAAACAGACCCCGGCCGAACGAGGATCACCCTCGAAGGAAAGCTGGCCGGACCGTGGGTGAACGAGTTAGCGCGCTGTTGGCAAGCCGCCGCGGCCCAGTCGCCGAACAGCGTCCAGGTCAATCTCGCCTCGGTGACGTTTATCGATGAAGAGGGAAAAGCGCTCCTGATGGAGATGTACCGGAGCGGCGTTGAACTCGTGGCGAACGGTTGTATGAACCGGTGTGTCATTGAAAAAATTATCGCTTCCGTCGAAGAACGGAAGAGATAG
- a CDS encoding fused MFS/spermidine synthase, with the protein MTEPIALPPSISKSKQGQTEFVTSDFGHVYVPSRVLYKGSTGLQEIEVYETDTFGRIMFLDGKIQVSYLDEERYHQYLVQGPLLACENPKSIYIIGGGDGGAIEEAAKHPGIERIVMAEIDQVVIDKSKEYLPEISRGAFDDKRLDLRCVDALKDLQEDKNRYDVIIVDLTEPHGPSKMLYTKEFYQLLASRLTEGGMVGVHTDNFDLFPESYGTIYNTLKSAFGANILTAHVGMPCFGMAWSYRIVSPYRINFERIEKNFRAAVQRGMQLDYFHPSTYLAQPTARERAVIEKFNRVSTNASPYDKFEQAATYITGKI; encoded by the coding sequence ATGACCGAACCGATCGCACTTCCCCCGAGCATCTCAAAATCCAAACAAGGCCAAACCGAATTCGTCACCTCCGATTTCGGCCATGTCTACGTTCCGTCGCGCGTCCTCTACAAAGGAAGCACCGGCTTGCAGGAGATCGAGGTGTATGAGACCGACACCTTCGGCCGGATCATGTTCCTCGACGGCAAGATCCAGGTCTCTTACCTCGACGAAGAGCGCTACCATCAATACCTCGTTCAAGGACCGCTTCTCGCCTGCGAGAATCCCAAGAGCATTTACATCATCGGCGGCGGGGACGGCGGCGCAATCGAAGAGGCGGCGAAACATCCCGGCATCGAGCGGATCGTGATGGCGGAGATCGATCAGGTCGTCATCGACAAATCGAAGGAATATCTTCCGGAGATCTCGCGCGGCGCCTTCGACGACAAGCGGCTCGACCTTCGCTGCGTCGATGCCTTGAAAGATCTGCAGGAAGATAAAAATAGATATGATGTCATCATCGTCGATCTCACCGAACCGCACGGCCCGTCGAAGATGCTCTACACGAAAGAGTTCTACCAGCTCCTCGCCTCGCGCCTGACGGAAGGGGGAATGGTCGGCGTTCACACCGACAACTTCGACCTCTTCCCCGAATCGTACGGAACGATTTATAACACCCTCAAGTCGGCATTCGGCGCCAACATTCTGACCGCGCACGTCGGGATGCCCTGCTTCGGGATGGCGTGGTCGTACCGGATCGTCTCGCCGTATCGGATCAACTTCGAGCGGATCGAGAAAAACTTCCGCGCCGCCGTTCAACGCGGCATGCAGCTCGATTATTTCCACCCCTCCACCTATCTTGCCCAGCCGACGGCGCGCGAGCGTGCCGTCATCGAAAAGTTCAACCGCGTCTCCACTAATGCCAGTCCGTATGACAAGTTCGAGCAGGCGGCGACCTACATCACCGGAAAAATATAG
- a CDS encoding efflux RND transporter periplasmic adaptor subunit → MNLLWRRKQIKGKETKGGVDSRTGTRLFALLLFLAAGLQGCGNEATSAAPPPVPEVSVVTVSTETIPDEPEFIGQVESSRPVEIRSQVTGIVKERFFPEGREVKKGDRLYQIDPVPFQAAFSSANARVAQAEARLKQARQNIGRIRPLLEEQAVSQKDFDDAVAEELAAEAILEGAKGELVKAKFDLDNTLITAPISGLIERTRVYEGRLVSAQSDLLTVIHQVNPIYVTVNAPESFFLQKRRELAERKIAGTDLYQLRGVISFTDGTTYSHEGKLDFADVVYRSETGSRQGRFVFPNPDRILLPGQFMKVRVKGYTKPDAILLPQQAVQQGPKGPIVFVVGKEKRIEIRSVEASGWIGSRWLIEQGLQPGEQVVVDGLHRVMPGAPVNPVPTITAKAASAGQSIELKKEEVR, encoded by the coding sequence ATGAACCTACTTTGGAGACGGAAACAGATCAAGGGAAAAGAAACAAAAGGGGGTGTCGATTCGCGGACGGGGACGCGCCTGTTCGCCCTCCTCCTCTTCCTGGCGGCGGGGCTGCAAGGCTGCGGCAATGAGGCGACCTCCGCGGCGCCCCCGCCCGTCCCGGAAGTGTCGGTGGTGACCGTCTCGACAGAGACGATCCCCGATGAGCCGGAATTCATCGGACAGGTGGAGTCTTCCCGGCCGGTCGAAATCCGATCTCAGGTGACCGGCATCGTGAAGGAGCGATTCTTCCCGGAGGGCCGTGAAGTCAAGAAGGGGGATCGGCTCTACCAGATCGATCCGGTTCCGTTCCAGGCCGCCTTCTCCAGCGCAAACGCGCGGGTGGCCCAAGCCGAAGCGCGGCTGAAGCAGGCGAGGCAAAATATCGGTCGGATCCGTCCTCTTTTGGAAGAGCAGGCGGTCAGCCAAAAGGATTTCGATGACGCCGTCGCCGAAGAGCTGGCGGCGGAAGCGATTTTGGAAGGGGCGAAAGGAGAGTTAGTGAAGGCGAAGTTCGATCTCGACAACACACTGATCACCGCCCCGATTTCCGGCCTGATCGAGCGGACCCGGGTCTATGAAGGCCGCCTCGTCTCGGCGCAGAGTGATCTGCTCACCGTCATCCATCAGGTGAATCCGATCTATGTCACGGTGAACGCGCCGGAAAGCTTCTTTTTACAGAAGCGAAGAGAACTCGCAGAAAGAAAGATCGCGGGAACCGATCTCTACCAGCTTCGCGGGGTCATCTCCTTCACCGACGGCACGACCTACTCCCACGAAGGGAAATTGGATTTTGCCGATGTCGTCTATCGGAGCGAGACCGGGTCGCGGCAGGGACGGTTCGTCTTCCCGAATCCCGACCGAATCCTCCTCCCCGGGCAGTTCATGAAGGTCCGCGTCAAAGGCTACACCAAGCCCGACGCCATCCTCCTGCCGCAGCAGGCGGTGCAGCAAGGGCCGAAGGGACCGATCGTCTTTGTGGTGGGAAAGGAAAAGCGGATCGAGATCCGGAGCGTCGAGGCGAGCGGATGGATCGGCAGCCGGTGGCTGATCGAGCAAGGGCTCCAGCCGGGAGAGCAGGTGGTGGTCGACGGGCTGCACCGGGTGATGCCGGGAGCGCCGGTGAACCCGGTCCCGACGATCACCGCGAAAGCGGCTTCCGCAGGTCAATCAATCGAATTAAAGAAGGAGGAAGTCCGATGA
- a CDS encoding sigma 54-interacting transcriptional regulator has product MSNASEQTPDQQVGRYRSLLEVTEAIALHRDLHELFRDLAHRLPQVVSVHFVGLSLYNAERNTIRLHTLQANVPAEIIGGHESSLENSPAGFVWKQQDALIVHDVNEEDRWPETVRRMKEDGINSFCVVPLTTPVGRLGAIIFSSLKKAAYDGCDLEFLKQVGKQVALAVENALNFQNAQSYQKQLTHERDRQRLLLEINNALVSHLNLQDLLKAFSAHLRQVIPHDYAGLSIYDPHQGRLIRHALDFPQDQDILKAGFQIPLDSPTGRAFASGKTMLFPTIDLVALPEEYRKRMIAIGVKSGCSVPLISHGRVLGTLDVASLREKAFSEEDAELLTQVAGQIAIAVENALAYQQIEALKNKLAKEKLYLEEEIRATGHNFEEIVGESAVLKRILQQVETVAPTDSTVLIQGETGTGKELIARAIHNLSGRHERTFVKMNCAAIPTGLLESELFGHERGAFTGAIAQKIGRFELAHQGTLFLDEVGDIPLELQSKLLRVLQEQEFERLGSNRTIKVNVRLIAATNQDLLRMVAEKQFRSDLYYRLNVFPVSLPSLRERSEDIPQLVRYFTQKYARQMNKQIETIPSEAMAALSKYPWPGNIRELENLIERSVILSQGTELRVPLGELKGSAAASSDGNATLEAAERKHILRVLQETNWVIGGPSGAATRLGMKRTTLQSKIQKLGITRPS; this is encoded by the coding sequence ATGAGCAACGCATCAGAGCAGACCCCGGATCAGCAGGTTGGGCGGTATCGTTCCCTGCTGGAAGTTACGGAGGCGATTGCCCTCCATCGGGATCTTCATGAACTCTTTCGAGATCTCGCCCACCGCCTTCCACAAGTCGTTTCCGTTCATTTCGTCGGCCTCTCCTTATACAATGCTGAACGGAACACAATTCGGCTTCATACGCTACAGGCAAACGTTCCGGCGGAGATCATCGGCGGTCACGAATCATCCCTTGAAAACTCCCCGGCCGGGTTCGTCTGGAAACAACAGGATGCGCTGATCGTTCACGACGTGAATGAAGAAGACCGCTGGCCCGAGACGGTCCGAAGAATGAAGGAGGACGGGATCAACTCATTCTGCGTTGTGCCGCTGACGACACCGGTAGGTCGATTGGGTGCGATCATTTTTTCGAGCTTGAAGAAGGCCGCTTACGACGGCTGCGATCTTGAATTCTTGAAGCAGGTCGGCAAACAGGTTGCGCTCGCCGTCGAGAATGCGCTGAATTTCCAAAACGCCCAGTCGTATCAGAAGCAGCTGACGCATGAACGCGACCGGCAGCGTTTACTTTTGGAGATCAACAACGCATTGGTCTCCCACCTTAATTTACAAGATCTCCTGAAGGCCTTTTCAGCGCATTTGCGTCAGGTCATTCCACATGATTATGCCGGCCTCAGCATCTATGACCCTCATCAAGGCCGGTTAATCAGACATGCGCTCGATTTCCCGCAGGATCAAGATATTCTGAAAGCCGGTTTCCAGATACCGCTCGACTCGCCGACAGGACGCGCCTTTGCCTCCGGTAAAACGATGCTCTTCCCCACCATTGATCTCGTCGCACTTCCCGAGGAGTATCGGAAGAGAATGATCGCCATCGGAGTCAAATCGGGCTGCAGCGTGCCGCTCATTTCTCATGGCCGGGTGTTGGGAACCTTGGATGTGGCGAGCTTGCGGGAAAAGGCTTTTTCCGAGGAAGACGCAGAACTGCTGACCCAGGTGGCCGGCCAGATCGCGATCGCCGTCGAGAACGCCCTCGCCTATCAGCAGATCGAAGCGCTTAAAAACAAATTGGCCAAAGAGAAGCTTTACCTTGAAGAAGAGATCCGCGCCACCGGACACAACTTCGAAGAGATCGTCGGTGAAAGTGCGGTGCTGAAGCGAATCCTCCAGCAGGTGGAGACCGTGGCGCCGACCGATTCCACGGTGCTGATTCAGGGGGAAACCGGCACCGGCAAGGAGCTTATCGCGCGGGCGATCCACAATCTCAGCGGACGACACGAGCGGACATTCGTGAAGATGAACTGTGCCGCGATTCCCACCGGGTTGTTGGAGAGTGAGTTGTTCGGCCATGAGCGGGGCGCCTTCACCGGCGCGATCGCGCAAAAGATCGGCCGGTTCGAGTTGGCCCATCAGGGGACTCTCTTCTTGGATGAAGTCGGCGACATCCCGTTGGAGCTGCAATCCAAATTATTGCGGGTGCTTCAAGAACAAGAATTCGAACGGCTGGGAAGCAATAGAACGATTAAGGTCAACGTCCGTCTGATCGCGGCGACGAACCAAGATCTCTTGCGGATGGTCGCCGAGAAACAGTTCCGAAGCGATCTTTACTACCGACTCAACGTCTTTCCGGTTTCCCTCCCATCTCTGCGGGAGCGCTCCGAAGACATCCCGCAGCTTGTCCGTTATTTCACCCAAAAGTATGCGCGCCAGATGAACAAACAGATTGAGACAATCCCCTCGGAGGCGATGGCGGCTCTGTCGAAGTACCCCTGGCCCGGCAACATCCGCGAGCTCGAAAACCTGATCGAGCGCTCCGTCATCCTCTCCCAGGGAACCGAGCTGCGTGTTCCTCTCGGAGAGCTGAAGGGGTCCGCGGCGGCTTCGTCTGATGGAAACGCCACACTGGAAGCGGCGGAGCGCAAACATATCCTCCGTGTTCTCCAAGAAACCAATTGGGTCATCGGCGGGCCCTCCGGCGCCGCAACCCGCCTCGGCATGAAACGGACGACCCTGCAATCTAAGATTCAAAAGCTCGGCATTACCCGCCCTTCATAA
- a CDS encoding Kelch repeat-containing protein: MGTKPGEWSVKAPLSAPRSHPAVAVHGRKIYSFGGGGPAFKSLNLSEVYDPKTDRWSSLRPMPTLRSGAMAATIGDVIYVIGGGFKKPDGKFKFLTTVEAYFPKEDRWETGPDLLQPHDYPASTILDGKIYIIGGHHPNATEGGPQTDPAFSFSERWSPGMKGWEEIAPMPTPRFAASAVVVNGQLSVLGGVAFTPQGFNEYDRIETFDPKQGTWTVSPLKLPWGSAGQGACVVNDRLYIFGGFRGDEGIGTHGAIFDPTSKKWSELPPMPEARAAMGVAVVDGTIYLLGGWAKDRSVMGSVVAF; encoded by the coding sequence ATGGGAACAAAACCGGGCGAATGGTCAGTGAAAGCGCCGCTGAGCGCCCCGCGATCCCATCCCGCTGTGGCCGTCCATGGACGCAAGATCTACTCCTTCGGCGGCGGTGGCCCCGCCTTTAAAAGCCTGAATCTCTCCGAAGTCTACGATCCCAAAACCGACCGCTGGTCCTCGCTTCGCCCAATGCCCACCCTCCGCTCCGGCGCGATGGCGGCGACGATCGGCGATGTCATCTATGTGATCGGCGGCGGGTTCAAAAAACCCGACGGCAAATTCAAATTTCTCACCACGGTCGAAGCCTACTTCCCGAAGGAAGACCGATGGGAAACCGGCCCCGACCTTCTCCAGCCGCACGACTATCCCGCCTCGACGATCCTCGACGGAAAGATCTACATCATCGGCGGCCACCATCCGAACGCCACCGAAGGAGGCCCCCAGACCGATCCGGCTTTTTCGTTCTCAGAGCGCTGGTCACCCGGCATGAAAGGATGGGAAGAGATCGCCCCGATGCCGACGCCGCGCTTTGCCGCTTCCGCCGTCGTCGTGAACGGACAACTCTCGGTCTTAGGCGGGGTCGCATTTACCCCGCAGGGGTTCAACGAATACGACCGGATCGAGACCTTCGATCCCAAGCAAGGGACCTGGACGGTCAGCCCGCTGAAGCTTCCTTGGGGTTCGGCAGGGCAGGGGGCCTGCGTGGTAAATGACCGGCTCTACATCTTCGGCGGCTTCCGCGGAGACGAGGGGATCGGCACCCACGGGGCAATATTTGATCCGACTTCAAAGAAATGGTCGGAGCTTCCACCGATGCCGGAGGCGCGTGCCGCGATGGGCGTAGCCGTAGTCGACGGAACGATCTACCTCCTCGGCGGCTGGGCGAAGGACCGGTCGGTGATGGGATCGGTGGTTGCTTTTTAG
- a CDS encoding NADPH-dependent FMN reductase, producing MKFLMFAASLRKESMNRKLIGLAAGIVRGSGHVVDLADFHEFDMPLYNGDLQAQSGLPPGALEMVRRIEGADGLIIASPEYNYSLPGTLKNAIDWVSRAKPMPLRGKSGLLLSAATSVVGGIRGLWQLRIPLEGLGVFLYPDMFALAAADKAFAEDGTLKDPTLSSRLQTIMAGYLKAAEALAER from the coding sequence ATGAAGTTTCTGATGTTTGCCGCCTCTCTTCGAAAAGAGTCAATGAACCGAAAATTGATCGGCCTGGCGGCCGGGATCGTCCGAGGGTCGGGCCATGTTGTCGATCTGGCCGATTTTCATGAGTTCGATATGCCGCTCTACAACGGCGATCTTCAAGCCCAATCGGGGCTGCCTCCCGGCGCGTTGGAAATGGTCCGGCGGATTGAGGGAGCGGATGGGTTGATCATTGCCTCGCCTGAATATAATTACTCTCTCCCCGGCACATTGAAGAACGCAATCGATTGGGTCTCGCGCGCCAAGCCGATGCCGCTTCGCGGGAAGAGCGGCCTTCTTTTGTCCGCCGCCACCTCCGTTGTCGGCGGGATTCGAGGCCTCTGGCAACTCCGGATTCCGTTGGAAGGTTTGGGAGTCTTTCTCTACCCGGATATGTTTGCGCTGGCGGCGGCCGACAAGGCGTTCGCGGAAGATGGGACGTTGAAAGATCCGACCCTCTCCTCTCGGCTTCAGACGATCATGGCCGGTTATCTTAAGGCGGCTGAAGCACTCGCCGAACGTTAG
- a CDS encoding type II toxin-antitoxin system RelE family toxin, translating to MALFSIRWKSSAVKELKKLSKDTISRIINAVEKLSETPYPDGVRKLVGSEHTYRIRVGDYRVIYTILRSDLVIEIVRVGHRKDIYNK from the coding sequence ATGGCCTTATTTAGTATCCGCTGGAAAAGCTCCGCCGTAAAAGAATTAAAAAAACTTTCCAAAGATACTATTTCAAGAATCATCAACGCAGTAGAAAAATTATCCGAAACACCGTATCCCGACGGCGTTCGCAAACTAGTCGGGTCGGAACATACCTATCGTATTCGGGTCGGGGACTACCGGGTCATTTACACCATACTCCGCTCAGACCTTGTAATCGAAATTGTCCGAGTGGGACATCGCAAAGATATTTACAATAAATAA
- a CDS encoding DNA-3-methyladenine glycosylase I, with protein MIRCSWAGDLPLMIEYHDKEWGMPLHDDRRLFEFLILEGAQAGLSWRTILEKRENYRKAFDGFDPAKVARYTDAKIRRLLDDPGIVRNRLKVNAAVLNAQKCLEVQREFGSLDRYLWRFVDGRPIRNSFKTFKEVPCRSDVSDRMSRDLAKRGFKFVGTKICYSLMQAVGMVNDHTTDCFRYQSGE; from the coding sequence ATGATCCGGTGCAGTTGGGCGGGAGATCTCCCGCTGATGATCGAATATCACGACAAGGAATGGGGCATGCCGCTGCACGATGACCGCCGGCTCTTTGAATTTTTGATCCTGGAGGGAGCGCAGGCCGGATTGAGCTGGCGGACGATTTTGGAGAAACGGGAGAATTACCGGAAGGCATTCGATGGTTTCGATCCGGCGAAGGTGGCCCGGTACACCGACGCGAAGATCAGGCGTCTGCTGGACGATCCGGGAATCGTTCGAAATCGTCTGAAGGTCAACGCCGCCGTCCTCAACGCGCAGAAGTGTCTCGAGGTGCAAAGAGAGTTTGGATCGCTCGATCGCTACCTTTGGCGGTTTGTCGACGGCCGCCCGATTCGAAATTCCTTTAAGACCTTCAAGGAGGTCCCTTGCCGGTCGGATGTCTCCGATCGGATGAGCCGCGATCTTGCGAAGCGGGGCTTCAAGTTTGTCGGCACGAAGATCTGTTATTCCTTGATGCAGGCGGTCGGGATGGTGAACGATCACACGACCGACTGCTTTCGATATCAATCGGGTGAGTGA
- the ilvD gene encoding dihydroxy-acid dehydratase yields MPSNLKHKSHILTDGPDRAAARSYFKSIGFTDEDLRKPIIGVANTWIEAMPCNFHLRRLSAKVKEGIRAAGGTPMEYNTIAISDGISMGTEAMKTSLISREVIADSIELCARGYLFDAVVALSGCDKTIPGTVMALARLDLPSVMLYGGSIAPGRFEGRDVTIQDVFEGIGAFAKGKLTELQMADLEEHACPGAGACGGQFTANTMALAMEVLGVSLMGTAGVPAEDAEKDQVAFEVGRQIVEILKNDIRPSRIITRKSIENAIVSVAASGGSTNAVLHFLAIAREMGIKLDIDDFDKLSSKTPLLCDLKPGGKYVATDMHRAGGNRLLAKRLLDAKLLHGNQKTVSGKTIGEEAMSAQETPGQMVIRPLTDPIKKSGGLVILKGNLAPEGCVVKVAGHERMLHSGPARVFDCEEDAFTAVQKGKIKAGDVVVIRYEGPKGGPGMREMLGVTAALMGAGLGDSVTLLTDGRFSGATRGLMAGHVAPEAAVGGPIAALKNGDIITFDIKARELSVALSQKEIKIRLKNWKAPKPRYKIGVMAKYARHVSSAAEGAITT; encoded by the coding sequence ATGCCCTCCAATTTAAAACACAAAAGCCACATCCTCACCGACGGTCCCGACCGGGCCGCGGCGCGGTCTTACTTCAAATCGATCGGTTTTACCGACGAAGATCTGCGCAAGCCGATTATCGGAGTTGCCAACACCTGGATCGAAGCGATGCCGTGCAACTTTCACCTCCGGCGTCTTTCGGCGAAGGTGAAAGAGGGGATTCGGGCCGCCGGCGGAACGCCGATGGAATACAACACCATCGCGATCTCCGACGGAATCAGCATGGGAACGGAAGCGATGAAAACGTCGCTGATCAGCCGGGAGGTGATCGCCGATTCGATCGAGCTCTGCGCCCGCGGTTACCTCTTCGACGCCGTCGTCGCCCTCTCCGGCTGCGACAAAACGATTCCCGGCACCGTCATGGCGCTCGCGCGATTGGATCTCCCCTCGGTGATGCTCTACGGCGGATCGATCGCCCCCGGACGATTCGAAGGACGCGACGTCACGATTCAAGATGTTTTCGAGGGGATCGGCGCCTTCGCGAAGGGGAAGCTGACCGAACTTCAGATGGCCGATCTGGAAGAGCACGCCTGTCCCGGGGCCGGCGCCTGCGGCGGGCAGTTCACCGCCAACACCATGGCCTTGGCGATGGAGGTCCTCGGCGTCTCCTTGATGGGAACCGCCGGCGTGCCGGCGGAAGATGCCGAGAAAGACCAGGTCGCCTTCGAAGTCGGACGCCAAATAGTTGAAATCCTCAAGAACGATATTCGGCCGAGCCGGATCATCACCCGGAAATCGATCGAAAACGCCATCGTCTCGGTCGCCGCGAGCGGCGGCTCCACAAACGCCGTCCTCCATTTTCTCGCGATCGCGCGGGAGATGGGCATCAAGCTCGACATCGACGACTTCGACAAGTTAAGTTCCAAGACCCCGCTGCTCTGCGATCTGAAGCCGGGGGGGAAATATGTCGCCACCGACATGCACCGCGCCGGCGGGAACCGTCTCCTCGCCAAAAGGCTCCTCGATGCAAAGCTGCTCCACGGGAATCAGAAGACGGTGAGCGGAAAAACGATCGGGGAGGAGGCGATGTCGGCGCAGGAAACGCCGGGCCAAATGGTGATCCGGCCTCTGACCGATCCGATCAAAAAAAGCGGCGGGCTGGTGATCCTCAAGGGAAATCTCGCTCCGGAGGGCTGCGTCGTGAAGGTGGCCGGACACGAGCGGATGCTCCACAGCGGTCCGGCGCGCGTTTTCGATTGTGAAGAAGACGCCTTCACCGCCGTCCAAAAAGGAAAGATCAAAGCGGGGGATGTCGTCGTCATCCGCTACGAGGGACCGAAGGGGGGACCGGGAATGCGGGAGATGCTCGGCGTCACGGCGGCCCTGATGGGGGCGGGGCTCGGCGACTCGGTCACGCTGCTGACCGACGGGCGCTTCTCCGGCGCGACCCGCGGCCTGATGGCGGGGCACGTCGCCCCCGAGGCCGCGGTCGGAGGACCGATCGCCGCGCTGAAGAACGGCGACATCATTACCTTCGACATCAAGGCGCGCGAGCTGAGCGTCGCCCTTTCGCAAAAAGAGATCAAAATCCGCCTAAAAAACTGGAAAGCACCGAAGCCCCGCTACAAGATCGGCGTCATGGCGAAGTATGCGCGCCACGTCTCGTCGGCGGCGGAAGGGGCGATCACCACTTAG
- a CDS encoding CHRD domain-containing protein, with protein MKKSLTYLLIGAALILLQTAPVFSHEDNDDGPPPARPPRPIGLSARLGGLPEVPSVSTTGSGRFKATINADRTEVDWSLSYDNTEGEIFMAHIHFGQQHTNGGIMVWFCGDAPPPSVPAGLPLCPLSGTIEGTFTAMDVIGPAGQGIAAGEFEEFVNAILSGAAYVNVHSLKHPPGEIRGQIDSRRFGPR; from the coding sequence ATGAAAAAATCTCTGACATACCTCCTGATAGGTGCCGCGCTCATCCTGCTTCAAACCGCACCCGTCTTTTCGCACGAAGACAATGACGATGGACCGCCGCCCGCTCGACCGCCCAGGCCGATCGGACTCTCCGCCCGATTAGGGGGGCTGCCCGAGGTTCCGTCGGTGTCGACAACGGGGAGCGGCCGATTCAAGGCAACGATCAATGCGGATCGGACCGAAGTCGATTGGTCGTTGAGTTATGACAACACAGAAGGGGAAATCTTCATGGCCCATATCCACTTCGGACAGCAACATACCAACGGCGGGATCATGGTCTGGTTCTGCGGGGATGCGCCGCCGCCGTCCGTTCCCGCCGGTCTTCCCCTCTGTCCGCTGAGCGGAACCATAGAGGGAACCTTCACCGCAATGGACGTCATCGGTCCGGCCGGGCAGGGGATCGCCGCCGGCGAGTTCGAAGAGTTCGTGAACGCCATCCTCAGCGGAGCCGCCTACGTCAACGTGCACTCCCTCAAACATCCTCCCGGCGAAATCCGCGGACAAATCGATTCACGCCGGTTCGGCCCGCGCTGA